The genomic stretch CTGGAACGATGTCCGGCAATGTGTCAATGTTTGGGCCATTTACAGTCTTATCAAACCCATGAAGGAAGGAAACGCCCCACTTCCTCAACCGAGTCAACGAATCTTGAGAGGTTTGTAATTGTTAAACACAGGATACAAGAAAATGGAGACTATGTGTGTACCATACACTTACACAACTACACATAATAAGAGATGTTTACAACTTTATACACTTTCGGTCGCTCCACTAGCAACGACGAGAGGTATTTTGGGACATCACCAGACAACGAGATGGCAATGCAATCATGTAAGTAGCGAAAAAAAATGGTCAATGGCATACAAAATGAATCCTAGACAGAAAGCAGAACATAACCCACAATGCATTAAGAAGTAGATAATTCGTAAGTGCTTTACACAACCTCTGGCACTCCACAATGATAGTATTCTTACCTTTGAAGAGGTAATCGTATTCGTCATCTTTCGTCGTCCCCATCTTGTCAAGAGTTCTTGTTCCGCTTGCGAGAAccttgtaaacaaacaactatAGCCCACTCTCTGGGCTTCCTTTACCAGAAATATCGAAAGAAATCCCCTTAAATATCACCAACATACAAGAAAAAGTGAGTAAGCAACACAATCATTGGCCGATGGTGGAGATCGTCCATACAATTTGAACCTAAACTTCACCCAAATTTCATAAGCGCTCTCAATATGGCGGATGTTCAACGCCCCTTAGCTCAATGCGCATGAAATGACGTCATGATCCAAACCGGAAGTGAGTAAAGTCGTCTGCTGTCGAAGGAGTATGCAAGTCGTATTTTTGGAAAGCTTGCGTGTTCGCTGACCAAAACGATCAATTCCAGCGTGGAAGAAATGAAATCAACACCTTTGGTCATGGATAAGATATGTACGGCGTCTGCGGATAATGAATATACATGATTATGAAAACGACAAATAAATGCAGACAGAAGCCAGAGGGGGCGTGGCCTGCATGCCCAGACTTATTTCAAGTTGTCCCTCAAGTCTCGGACACTgtcagtgacagacatagacaaataTACTGCACGTACATAACAACGACAATCGTAATTGTGTCTTCTTAAATGTGTCCGGTTTTCCGTTGCAGACTGACATCCTTGAAGTCATACGTGATATTAGATTTTGTTCTTACGTGACCTGAAATGAGCTTTTATTACTGACTGGCCTTAgtaagttttgttttctttggatTGACAATAATTATGTAGAGATCATTACACACAGgaactccaaagtcaaatgaaaGAAAgtaggaaggaaagaaagaaaaaatagatgaaatgtacacacacacacacacacacacacacacacacacagcacacagatCCTCAGTATACGTACATGAcactgagcgtgtgtgtgtgtgtgtgtgtgtgtgtgtgtgtgtgtgtgtatttaaacAGTTAGTGTACATTTCATCTcacgcctgtgtacatatttccccctcgatatatactcaagactgaaatgttgtttcctggtaaaattaagaagtgaaattatttatggacgaaaattgatggtgaaatgtaatagattttacccccaaaatcgatttattcgaaaacgtgtaccgagtggttacgtcccttgagtaagaagggaaacattttaggatgaatcaaatttctaagttaaatttaaaaaattggttggaaaaatttggccccatgaatgtaaggtaggcctacacaaggtcgctcatcagtactatcgaagggtggttttttgttctgtgtagagtttatactagatcaacgaggccgagaatcgaaatatcaccacggcgaaagatgaaaacgtcacaccgggtcactGAGGCACAAGCATGCATGGATGCATACACACAGactgtgacacacagacacacacagacacacacacacagacacacacatgcacacacacacacacacacacacacatcatagtaattacacacacaccgtgacacacacatcatagtaattacacacacacacacacacacacacacacacatacacacacatcatagtaattacacacacacaccgtgacacacacatagtaattacacacacacacacacacacacacacacacacacacacacacattgctttGATAGGTATTTGTATACTGGCCTGTTAATAGTAAGAATTTCGTaggaaatttttactccggagtaaatttttcgtggagtaaaaatttcgtgttacaccggtgtcgTTGAATATTTCGGAACCAGGACAAATCGGAACCGGTTCCGACAAAtccactcaagtccttaatggcttaaaaccgtaggacttttaatattaattttaaggACAAATCCTAGGATATTTCGGAACCATTCCCATTTATCCTGCACCTGGCGGCAGGATATTTCGGAACCTCCACGATATTTCGGAATCACCTCAGTTCTTCCCTGTTGACCCGAACCCTAACCCTATTTGATCATGTTCTTCGGTTCCTTTTTTAGATTACAACCCTCTTTTCGATCACATTCAATAGGGCACTTGTCAAGAAGGGTGTTGCAGGTTGCGAGCGGATGATGTTGCTGCTTGTTTTGATAGTGTTTTACCGATCGTCATAATAACTGGTTCCGAAATATCCTGCCACCAAGGCCAGGATGAATCGGAATGGTTCCCATTCGTCCGGTTCCGAAATATCCTGTCTGTCCATCAATGCGGTCTCCAGTCTGTGCAGTAGAGATGATGTTGCGTTTCAAGTCTGTGCCTTACAGATATATCTGAGCCTATCTGAAGCTGGTTGCAACCATTAACTGTTTCCTTGTTTCATTAaaaccttcaccgtgcttcctgggtcgtggacgacccacaGCCTCACAAAAATGTCTGcatctctgaaactattgggAGTTTCTGATTAAGTCTTCCTGTAATCCTCGAACATCATAGGACCCTACCCATAGACCGATTCCTgaaggattatctttgtaaagaaacaaataaacaatgacgtaatttgaactgggcagtccggatgatgtggtcTCGGGCGACACATATTGAATTAAAGAAGGAATTTACGGTGTTTACCCCTGACTCGGATGGCGGGGGTCGCAGTGTGCGACCTATACTCTTGAAGAGGCGGTAAAGAGCGTATCCCTGTTCGGATGGCGAGGGTCGTACACTGCGACCCATACTTTTTTCGTTGTATCCTTCTTTACTGAAAAGTGTGGGTCGTatacgacccacatcatcctgACTGTGTAGCCCAAAGCGTGATCAGGTGAAGGTTAAGAACTGTTGGTTCATAGGCATGAAGGCAAAGAGTTGTGATGGACAATTTAATCTGCAGTGCTTTTTGTTCTGCAAGATAAAGCATGGGTGAGAGATAGTCTCTGGAGTATGTGCAAATAAATTCAAGTATAGTAGTGCAGTAAGCTGTTGAGAAATGCCAGGTTAGtttgctacagtatctctggTTTTTTAGAACAGTCtcgagacatcctgcttgctgccgcgcgagccgagaaaattttccctctttatcttcactacgctggctgcaaaacccttctgcgcggaggtgttttcagacacatcAGTCACGGGGTAAACACTAACCTTAATTGCTTTCTTCCCGCACAACCAATGCACGCAGTCATTTAGTAATCACAAccttacacacgcacacagacccggctgtgcacatctacggtttctccgtaatttctccgatttttatatgcagaatacggtgctacggatttgtaattaaaattccgatgttttacaaaaaacaaacaagaagggcaaagcccatacgactcacatgcttgaccttgatctttacatgaccttgaccttcagggtcaaggtcaaataactaaacctagcaatgacatcatacactaagaactgctttacacatttttcctaccaaaatcaagacataggaagtacaaaggtgcttattggctctttctaccatgagatatggtcacttttagtggttcactaccttattttggtcacatttcataagggtcaaagtgaccttgaccttgatcatatgtgaccaaatgtgtctcatgatgaaagcataacatgtgccccacataatttttaagtttgaaacagttatcttccatagttcagggtcaaggtcacttcaaaatatgtatacaatccaactttgaagagctcctgtgaccttgaccttgaagcaaggtaaaccaaactggtatcaaaagatggggcttactttgccctatatatcatatataggtgaggtattcaatctcaaaaacttcagagaaaatgggaaaaaggtgaaaaatagctgtttttaagacaacatttatggcccctgcgaccttgaccttgaagcaaggtcaagatgctatgtatgttttttggggccttgtcatcatacaccatcttgccaaatttggtactgatagactgaatagtgtccaagaaatatccaacgttaaagttttccggacggacggacggacgactcgggtgagtacatagactcacttttgcttcgcatgtgagtcaaaaacaaaaaaacaattttttttttttttctgttttaaaatgttttgaccaatgAGCAGCTTAGCCGTTTTTCTCTCCCTTTGCCACCGCGTGGCGGCGCTGCGGTAAACTGGGGCCAAATCTAACTTCCTGCTTGCTGGGCTCACGTTCTACAAAACAACACTTGCAGCTGATTTTTTACGCGCAAAGATGAAGAAATTCGGCGACATGCAGCTTTCTGATCTTCGGGATGAGTGTAGGAAACGAGGAGCCAAAATTGACGGGCGTAAACAAGATCTTGTGGAGAGGTAAGTGAAAGAAAACTCATTTGTTTATCTCGGCTAGTCGTCTGCTACAGGCACAAGACAAACTATCGCTGCCTTTctcattctgattctgatttaAATCGCGTTGTGTTGTAAACATTTTCAGGTGAAATCAATGTATTATGAAAGAAAGGGATTCAACGAACACCCAGTAGACAGTATGGAAACAGAAGCAAAGACCGGAGAAATTGGGCAGCGAGTGGGAGACAAGCTAGATCAAGCTAGATCTATCTCAACTTCCCATCCCACTGCATTCACTGTTGAGATTGATAAACAAttttggcgagagagagagagagaggccgggGATGAAGTGGGGTGGGGTGAACTTTGTAACTGCAAAAAACAACTTGGAAACCGTTTGTTTTTGGTGTGAAAGTTCAACAGTGCAGCTTGTTATAAAACTGAAAGAGTAATGATCATAATAAAATATGTGTTTTTGTGCTGTCTGACAGAGAACAAAATTACAGCTATGTACTTTGCTTCCATTTGTATCAAAATACTGTATTAattaaatcttctttttttccagaCTGGAAGCATACGCAAGAAACAGCAATTTTGGCAGCACAACAACCCTGGAGAAGGAGTAGGCAATGACAGTGCCTGACAGCAGTCTCTACAAGGACATCAACCTGGGCTCCCCGATACCAATCATCACAGAGAGAGGTGTGGCTGCCTACCTGTCCCACAACGGAGCAAAATTGACCACCATTGCAAAGGTCATGTACAAGGAAAGGTACCTGACCCATTGTAGATTTGCACCTGgacactctaataattttttttatcaaatctAAATGTCAGGCACAAATGAAGACACAAGTTAATTACATTGTTGATGTTGAAATTGACGCTGATGTGGGCTACAGAGAGGACCAGGAGGCTACAATCCTCAAACTTTGGCCGTGTGTGTAAGTTAACAAGTAGAAGTGACATCACAGCTCTAGCAAAAAAAATGGACATACAGACAGCCAACATGCAATTCACCCTCAATCAAACACGGACAGAAATACGAATTTAAAGCCCTACACAAATTTGCGGCAgccacagagaagatcagtgtctgtggtttgtatgtatgtaaaaCTTATCCATTCTTGGGGGCGTCACCAGATGCTATTATTGAAGAAGAGGGTGGGTCGCAGTCAGTGGTGGAAGTGAAATGCCCCTTCAGTGCAAAAGATCTACCCATTTCAGAGAACAATGTTCCATACCTAGAAAAAAAGTAAGGCTGCTACAAACTGAAAAAGTCGCATGACTATTTCTACCAAGTTCAAGGCCAGATGTGTGTAGGAGCACAGTTTGCATACTTTGTAGTGTACACTTTCAAAGACCTGGTGATACTGGAAATTCCAAAAGATGATGATTTCATCACATCAATGGTTGAGAAGTTGCAGCAGttctttgacaaccatttcaaACTTGCTCTACTTGAGACAAATCTGTACAGAGACTTTGTTGCTGATGAAACAGCTGAGGCCGAACAAGGTGAATCGGAGTGATGGACATGGTTGATTTCAGTCTTAAAATTTATAGTATCACCATGTTTTGAAAGTATTACTTGTTAGTGTATCACATAgatacccccccctccccacacacacttttgtttgTATACTGAGCAAAACGTATACTGAACCCACCCCATActtaaaacactttttttttgtatAAAGAGTTTGTTTGTTACTGGCTGTAGGTGTGTAGTAAGTTAGTCTGCAACTTTGAGTGTTATCTTGATAAAGTCAATGTTAAGTTTATATGGGTTAATTTAACAGACATCTGGTGACGCACCAAAGAATGGTACAAGTTTACAGTATTTCTGAGATTGATGATTTTGCTTAAAGATAAACACACATAAGGTTGCAAAATTATGtattgtgttggtgtgtgttgctAATGTTATTGTCAATCcgtaaaacaaaacacattcaAAAAATCTCCCTCAGGCATACATGTTTAAACAAAACAGATTCTTCAAAGTATGACACATTTATTTACACACCGTGAAACCTTGATCATGCAACCGTGAATATGTTCTGTAGATTAGAATAAAGAATGATAAAGCTATACCAAAAAAGAAAGCATTTTGAGATGCACAGAGCATAGTTGGTATGCGAGCATAGTTGGTATGCATattgtgtgtgcacacacaatGGATACTTATAAGTTATATGATTATCAATGATAAATCTCCTTACTGTTTGGGTCTTGTAAGAACACAGACAATGTTAAACTGTATCCTGTTGGTGGTTGTTGGTAGCAGATCTATACAATGTGAAGCTGAACAGTCAAATAGAGATTCTTAAAGTATATTTGAAATTACTGTTtggcatgttttgtttgttattaaATGGCATATGCCTTGGATTTGGATGAAATGGAAATTAATATGAATTAAAGTTTCAAAGTAAATCCATGGAATTCTGTTTCAAGTGTTCAAAGTTTTTttgaatgtgcgtgtgtctgctttttaaagaagaaaaaaaaaggctaCCTTTCTTTGCCAGTAATGACTACTATTAAAGGAAAACTTTGTAGTTTCAGATGTTTCAATGCTACTTCACCacattcattaaaaaaatcacTGCCTGAATCTATATCTGTTATTTATTCACacatttcttttcttcattGACTGAATGATAAATACAGATGGTGCTTTTGCCTTTTCAAATCCACTGGCATTGGTGTTACGCAAAGCGACTGACCACTGTTTTTCTGAAGTTACACAGATAAAAGCATACTGTGCTGATTCTGGATGCAAGTCTTGTCTCTAACAGGTTAAGTTTATGTTGACAGATGGTGTAAACTTTGGCCATGCCAATTATTCTTTCAACATGCACCCTCTTGCTGGcaatttttctgtctttttgcaAGGTAGCAACACCTAGCctgtttttcttcttaaaaAATGCTGGTATGTTGATCAGTACATTTCTTGGTGCAAAAATGTCTTGAACGTTAAACCCCTTGTCAGCCATAATGGAGTCCCCACTTTCACAAAGAAGGGGTAGTGGGCTGCGCTCAACAATCTGTCTGTCACTTGTGGAACCCCCATATGCATCAGACACATATGATGTTAGACCACTAGGGGTGACACCTACCAATACTTTTACTGTGTTGCCATGTTTATAGGTGGAGAAACTAGCTTTCTGTGCTCTTGGGTTTGATGGCTGTTTTACCCTCACTTCTGTCGCATCAACAATGACCCTTGTGGTAGGAAATTTGAGTTTAAAATCTGTCGGGCAGAAGTGGGTTACTAAATGACGATCTGGCCACCAATTTATTTCTCCCCACTGAAGGTAGCAGAAGTTTACCCATGTTACAAAAACATTCTGCACAGTAAACTCTGACACACCAAACATTCTTGCTAATTCAATATGTGGGTAATGCCGCCTCAATTTAACGAGCATCAAAAGGAACTGATTTtcaacagacaaacaagcacAAGATTTAGAATAAGCATATTTGAGACAGTTAATGTTTTCACCCAGAGACCAAAGGGCATGCTGGAAAATAGAGTAGCTTTCAAGTCCTGTGTAATGATGCACAAATTTGTCAGAGTGTTTGATAGAATCAATACATAAGTAGGGCTGTTGCACACTGTTGATGCCCTTGGTTCCTTGGCAAGCTTGTACTGTCTCGACTTGAGGTCCAAATTCATGGCTGGTTGTAGTACTACTAGTAGGGAAAAAATAGCTATCTGTTGAAGAACAGGGTGCAGGTTTACTTTCCACAGTGTCagatgcattgacttcagtagAATCAATCTCCACTTCAGCTTCAATAATAAATTCTTCAtcttgtataattatgtcaggTTCATAACTTTCATTCTCCTCTGCATGAAGGCTTTCCCACTCAGCAGCTTTTTTTGCAGTTTGGATTTTTCGTCGCTTCGACAGTCTTTCCTCTCTGCTGTTTTGAGCTGGGGTCCTGATTTTGGTCCAATGGAAGATGCTTGGTACTGCCGTCTTCTTTAGATATTTCTGCTTCCGCGGCAACCCTGCAAATTAACACATTCATAAgtacaacttcttcttcttcttctggttcgGTGAAAAATCCCTGTACTGGGCAATTACTTCACGTTTGGTGGTGCGCTGCAGCTATAAGAAAGGAAAATGAAATAATATAAACGGGGCCTAGAAcacacggacggacagacgagcgaacagacaactaaacacacacactgtcagttTTCACGTCTCTTGATTGAGCGATATTGATTTGCTTGGAGCTGCCAGGGGTATGAGCCCCAGCCAACGTACCCTCAATCCGTCAACAACCCTACTTTGACAGTGACCAAGATAATTATATAGGTTATTTtatgggaaaggggggaggaggggattTCTATTGTGAACGTAcaggagaggggagggagaggtggCGACTATTGCAGGGTGGGGGCAATCCTGAGCCAGGACtcaatgttctaaaaataccgGGAGAAAAACACCGGTAAAAACACGTAAAGTGTGTGAATTTCGTAACAGAACAATTTAGCAGTGTGTCCCGAACCACAAACTGAATGTTAAAGCTTTAATAGCCTCCGTCACTGACCAAAATCTGCGACCAAAACAATGTAAACATACCGTCAGTTCCAAAGTCCGAAGCATGGTAGTCACTTGGAAGAAAATGCTCCTTGCACACAATGCTGCAGTTGGTAGCCTTCcaattcttcttctcctcctcccgcTTCACTGCAGTTTCCCATTGTTTGCGACGATTAGGATCCTTTGGAAATAGATGTCCCGATCGATTCGAACATCCGTAAACACAACAACATGTACTCGGCATTGTACACGCTGTGTACCAAAATGGCAGTGCGTCACTCAAGCGCCTGGCCCCAAATTACCGAGGCGACACCGCGCGGCGCCAAGGGCGATAATTTCAGCAAAGTCGACCAATTAGTTGGCCGTTAcgctgaaaagacgttttccgatttaccggaagcgcgcgtgttctcagcattgagtctttgttcttTAGACATAGTTCGTCCAGCGTCTGCATGACAACTTGTGATTAAAGTGAaacatgaacaagtcgcgtaaggcgaaattactacatttagtcaagctgtggaactcacagaatgaaactgaacgcactgcatgttttcacaatgaccgtagtccgccgcttgtcagtgcaaaacggagtgaaactgatgagcctgtttagcgcggtagtggtttcgctgtgctgcatagcacgctcaGTTTCTGTgcatctcttcgttttaactttctgagcgtgtttttaatccaaacctattatatctatatgtttttggaatcaggaaccgacagggaataagatgaaattgtttttaaatcgatttcggaaatattattttaatcataatgtttatatttttaattttcagagcttgtttttaatctgaatataacatatttatatgtttttggaatcagaaaatgatgaaaaataagatgaacgtaattttggatcgtttgataaaaaaataattttaattacaatgatttttaatgaccaaagtcattatttaatttttaagccaccaagcagaaatgcaataccgaagtccggccttcgtcgaagattgcttgggcaaaatttcaatcaattttattgaaaaatgagagtgtgacagtgccgcctcaacttttacaaaaaccggatatgacgtcatcaaagacattaatccaaaaaatgaaaaaaacgtctggggatatcatacccaggaactctcatgtaaaatttcataaagatcggtccagtagtttactctgaatcgctctacacacacacacgcacagacacacacacagacacacacacacatacaccacgaccctcgtcttgattcccccctctacgttaaaacatttagtcaaaacttgactaaatgtaaaaagaaacaagtcgcttaaggcgaaattactacatttagtcaagctgtggaactcacagaatgaaactgaacgcactgcattttttcacaatgacagacctgtttacccccataagtgttttggagtaatgctcagccccaaaaatagtaatcctggcacaaaaatagtaatcatccagcattcgtcgccaattacaacgcacatgacaactgtgtctgcgaaacgcaattatgcacatatatccatcattcacacatcagtcagtttttgtagtcatcataatttcaaagaagatcacatcaaaagcacatgcatcactgattctttttcttttgctcgtagtaggcctttttcagtgtgtcaagcgcttctctgctgtacttgcgcttgccgaatgagtgagggcgagacttcaccactagaataaggctctccagcgtctcatcagacagacatgatctctggtcagtcctgtgctttttcaccccattttgccattgaaaaaaacaatgccaaacatgtgaatagaaaaaaaaaagaaaaaaaattttttttttttttttttttacattttttttatttatgaaaatcgtagtcttgacacggatagcagAATGgcgttttttttctcagaaaatcgtaataaattacgccaaaatcgtaagggtaaacaggtctgcaatgaccgtagtccgccgctcgtgcagaacgcagtgaaattaacgagcctgtttggcgcggtagtggttgcgctgtgctgcatagcacgcttttctgtacctctcttcgttttaactttctgagcgtgtttttaatccaaacaatttttatatttttaattttcagagcttgtctttaatccgaatataacatatttatatgtttctggaatcggAAAATGATAAAggataagataaacgtaattttggatcattttatcaaaacataattttaattacaattttctgatttttaattaccaaagtcattaattaatttttaagccaccaagctgaaatgcaataccaaagtccggccttcgtcaaagattgcttggccaaaatttcaatcaattttattgaaaaatgagggtgtgacagtgccgcctcacctTTTACaaaaacccggatatgacgtcatcaaagacattaatccaaaaaatgaaaaaaaaacgtctggggatatcatacccaggaacgcacatgtaaaatttcataaagatcggtccagtagtttaatctgaatcgctctacacacacacacgcacatacgacactcgtctcgattccctcctctacgttaaaacatttagtcaaacttgactaaatgtaaacaagaagggcaaagcccatacgactcacatgcttgaccttgacagcaatgacatcatacactaagaactgctttacacatttttcctaccaaaatacatgtgaccttgacccaaggtcaaggtcatccaaggtcatgcaacacaaagctgttaattcaagacataggaagtacaatggtgcttattggctctttctaccatgagatatgatcacttttagtggttcactaccttattttggtcacatttcataagggtcaaagtgaccttgaccatgatcatatgtgaccaaatgtgtctcatgatgaaagcataacatgtgccccacataatttttaagtttgaaacagttatcttccatagttcagagtcaaggtcacttcaaaatatgtatacaatccaactttgaagagctcctgtgaccttgaccttgaagcaaggtaaaccaaactggtatcaaaagatggggcttactttgccctatatatcatatataggtgaggtattgaatctcaaaaacttcagagaaaatgtgaaaaatgtgaaaaatagctgttttttaggcaacatttatggcccctgcgaccttgaccttgaagcaaggtcaagatgctatgtatgttttttggggccttgtcatcatacaccatcttgccaaatttggtactgatagactgaatagtgttcaagaaatatccaacgttaaagttttccggacgtccggacgtccggacggacggacggacggacggacgactcgggtgagtacatagactcacttttgcttcgcatgtgagtcaaaaagagtGCGAGATTCAGAAAGTGAAGAGACTGCATcacagtggcctagtggtaaggcgtccgccccgtgatagggaggtcgtgggttcgaaccccggccgggtcatacctaagacttaacaagaagagcaaacgctcgatcgagtcactttcgcagttctgaatattatatgaggcatcagatggacaggaagaaattgctattcacaacacaatgagtcacgttcacataaaatttgagcccggtcacttttatagtttccgagaaaagcccaacgttaagttgtgtgttgccgaacagaaaaggctagtt from Littorina saxatilis isolate snail1 linkage group LG16, US_GU_Lsax_2.0, whole genome shotgun sequence encodes the following:
- the LOC138950787 gene encoding uncharacterized protein, whose product is MPSTCCCVYGCSNRSGHLFPKDPNRRKQWETAVKREEEKKNWKATNCSIVCKEHFLPSDYHASDFGTDGLPRKQKYLKKTAVPSIFHWTKIRTPAQNSREERLSKRRKIQTAKKAAEWESLHAEENESYEPDIIIQDEEFIIEAEVEIDSTEVNASDTVESKPAPCSSTDSYFFPTSSTTTSHEFGPQVETVQACQGTKGINSVQQPYLCIDSIKHSDKFVHHYTGLESYSIFQHALWSLGENINCLKYAYSKSCACLSVENQFLLMLVKLRRHYPHIELARMFGVSEFTVQNVFVTWVNFCYLQWGEINWWPDRHLVTHFCPTDFKLKFPTTRVIVDATEVRVKQPSNPRAQKASFSTYKHGNTVKVLVGVTPSGLTSYVSDAYGGSTSDRQIVERSPLPLLCESGDSIMADKGFNVQDIFAPRNVLINIPAFFKKKNRLGVATLQKDRKIASKRVHVERIIGMAKVYTICQHKLNLLETRLASRISTVCFYLCNFRKTVVSRFA